Proteins co-encoded in one Anopheles moucheti chromosome X, idAnoMoucSN_F20_07, whole genome shotgun sequence genomic window:
- the LOC128306736 gene encoding cytochrome P450 4d2-like: MSAAVFLLVMLIVYGVTQAYRKRRQLHRIATHFNYAKPHWLLGNVMEYPANDIPGIFETMVKLHEQYGQDLFNWGLLNDHMIIVSSATNVEKVVMAKKTEKSSVYNFIELWLGQGLLISSGEKWFHRRKIITPTFHFKILESFVSVFNQEAEILIDKLRQHANTGREFDIYEPISLYALDSICVTSMGVEIDAQRHPENQYVRDVKRMSELILLRIFHVLSSFPKTYWYTMPKAWEQRKLISRLHAFTDSVIQKRRQQLMKNGNSVAEVQQDQEDESLYTKRKETLLDLLLNVRVDGNSLSDLDIREEVDTFMFEGHDTTTSGIAFTFYQLAKNPDIQEKLYQEIQDVLGADFRTVPLTYNTLQNFPYLDMVVKESLRLLPPVSFIGRRLVEDIEMNGVTIPAGTDFTIPIYVIHRNPAIYPDPERFDPERFSDESTQRRGPYDYIPFSIGSRNCIGQRYALLEMKVSIVRMVSFYRILPGDTMHEIHLKTDLVLRPDKTIPIKLIARP, from the coding sequence ATGTCCGCTGCCGTATTTCTGCTCGTCATGCTGATTGTGTACGGTGTGACGCAAGCCTACCGAAAACGACGCCAGCTGCATCGAATTGCGACTCACTTCAACTACGCCAAACCGCACTGGCTGCTGGGTAATGTGATGGAATATCCGGCAAACGATATACCCGGCATCTTCGAGACGATGGTAAAGCTGCACGAGCAGTACGGGCAGGATCTCTTCAACTGGGGCCTGCTGAACGACCACATGATCATCGTCAGCAGTGCGACCAACGTCGAAAAGGTGGTGATGGCGAAGAAGACCGAAAAATCCTCCGTGTACAACTTCATCGAGCTATGGCTAGGGCAGGGCCTGCTCATCTCGAGCGGCGAGAAGTGGTTCCATCGGCGGAAAATTATCACGCCCACGTTTCACTTCAAGATACTGGAAAGCTTCGTGAGCGTGTTTAACCAGGAGGCGGAGATACTGATCGACAAGTTACGCCAGCACGCCAACACCGGACGTGAGTTTGACATCTACGAACCGATCTCGCTGTACGCGCTGGATAGCATCTGCGTAACGTCTATGGGGGTTGAGATAGATGCGCAACGCCATCCGGAGAACCAGTACGTGCGTGATGTGAAGCGTATGAGTGAGTTGATACTGCTAAGAATTTTTCATGTGCTGTCCTCCTTCCCAAAAACCTACTGGTACACGATGCCGAAAGCTTGGGAGCAGAGGAAGTTGATTAGCCGACTCCATGCCTTCACCGACTCTGTGATTCAAAAGCGTCGCCAACAGTTGATGAAAAATGGGAACAGTGTTGCAGAGGTTCAACAAGATCAGGAGGACGAAAGTCTGTACACTAAGCGTAAGGAAACGTTGCTGGATCTGCTGTTGAATGTCAGAGTTGATGGTAATTCTCTAAGCGATCTGGACATACGAGAGGAGGTAGATACCTTCATGTTCGAGGGTCATGACACGACTACCTCCGGGATAGCATTCACCTTCTATCAACTTGCCAAGAATCCGGATATCCAGGAGAAGCTCTATCAAGAGATCCAAGATGTACTTGGGGCGGATTTCCGCACTGTTCCGCTCACGTACAACACGCTCCAGAACTTCCCCTATCTGGACATGGTGGTGAAGGAGTCGCTACGTCTACTGCCACCTGTATCATTCATTGGACGTCGTCTGGTCGAAGACATTGAAATGAATGGCGTAACGATTCCTGCCGGAACTGACTTTACCATCCCCATCTACGTTATACACCGGAACCCGGCCATATACCCCGACCCGGAACGTTTCGATCCGGAGCGCTTCTCGGACGAAAGCACTCAGCGCCGTGGCCCGTACGACTACATCCCGTTCAGCATCGGTTCGCGGAATTGCATCGGCCAGCGTTACGCGCTGTTGGAGATGAAAGTATCCATCGTACGTATGGTTTCCTTCTACCGTATACTGCCCGGTGACACTATGCACGAGATCCATCTCAAAACGGACCTGGTACTGCGTCCCGACAAAACAATACCTATAAAGCTCATTGCACGTCCCTGA
- the LOC128306737 gene encoding cytochrome P450 4d2-like has protein sequence MLLFVFLVTVALWGVLRMYQQRQRLWKIASRFNSPKPHWLLGILPLFPPNDIPGIFETMVKMHEQYGQDLFNWGLLNDHMVIVTSATNVEKVVMAKKTQKSQIYDFIELWLGKGLLISSGEKWFHRRKIITPTFHFKILENFATVFNREVEVLVKKLSPHANTGREFDIYEPISLYALDSICETSMGVEINAQHNPDNQYVRDVKRMSELVLLRIFHVLSSFPQLYWYTMPNAWEQRKLIRRLHAFTDSVIQKRRQQLLTAGQGGQVLEADEDNMVGDKQRKTFLDLLLNVTVEGQPLSDADIREEVDTFMFEGHDTTTSGIAFTFYQLAKNPDIQEKLYQEIQDVLGADFRTVPLTYNTLQNFPYLDMVVKESLRLLPPVSFIGRRLVEDIEMNGVTIPAGTDFTIPIYVIHRNPAIYPDPERFDPERFSDESTQRRGPYDYIPFSIGSRNCIGQRYALMEMKITIIKMVAHYRILPGESMPQVRLKTDLVLRPDKGIPIKIQRRS, from the coding sequence ATGCTGCTGTTCGTGTTTCTCGTGACGGTGGCCCTTTGGGGTGTGTTGCGGATGTACCAGCAACGTCAGCGGCTGTGGAAAATCGCTTCCCGTTTCAACAGTCCCAAACCGCACTGGCTGCTCGGAATTTTGCCCTTGTTCCCACCGAACGACATACCCGGCATCTTCGAGACGATGGTGAAGATGCACGAGCAGTACGGGCAGGATCTCTTCAACTGGGGCCTGCTGAACGACCACATGGTCATCGTCACCAGTGCGACCAACGTCGAAAAGGTGGTGATGGCGAAGAAAACGCAAAAGTCCCAGATATACGACTTTATCGAGCTCTGGCTGGGCAAGGGTCTGCTCATCTCGAGCGGCGAAAAGTGGTTCCATCGGCGGAAAATTATCACGCCCACGTTTCACTTCAAGATACTGGAAAACTTTGCCACCGTGTTCAACCGGGAGGTGGAGGTGCTGGTGAAGAAGTTAAGCCCGCACGCCAACACCGGACGGGAGTTTGACATCTACGAACCGATCTCGCTGTACGCGCTCGATAGCATCTGCGAGACGTCGATGGGTGTCGAAATCAATGCGCAGCATAATCCGGACAACCAGTACGTGCGTGACGTGAAGCGGATGAGCGAGTTGGTATTGCTACGCATCTTCCACGTACTGTCCTCCTTCCCGCAACTCTACTGGTACACGATGCCCAACGCTTGGGAGCAGAGGAAGTTGATTAGACGACTCCATGCCTTCACCGACTCTGTGATTCAAAAGCGTCGCCAACAGTTGCTAACTGCGGGACAAGGTGGGCAGGTGTTGGAAGCGGATGAAGATAACATGGTGGGCGATAAACAGCGGAAGACCTTCCTCGATCTGTTGCTGAACGTCACTGTTGAAGGACAGCCACTGTCTGATGCAGATATCCGGGAGGAGGTAGATACCTTCATGTTCGAGGGTCATGACACGACTACCTCCGGGATAGCATTCACCTTCTATCAACTTGCCAAGAATCCGGACATCCAGGAGAAGCTCTATCAAGAGATCCAAGATGTACTTGGGGCGGATTTCCGCACTGTTCCGCTCACGTACAACACGCTCCAGAACTTCCCTTATCTGGACATGGTGGTGAAGGAGTCGCTACGTCTACTGCCACCTGTATCATTCATTGGGCGTCGTCTGGTCGAAGACATTGAAATGAATGGCGTAACGATTCCTGCCGGAACTGACTTTACCATCCCCATCTACGTTATACACCGGAACCCGGCCATCTACCCCGACCCGGAACGTTTCGATCCGGAGCGCTTCTCGGACGAAAGCACTCAGCGCCGTGGCCCGTACGACTACATCCCGTTCAGTATCGGTTCGCGGAATTGCATCGGTCAGCGTTACGCGCTGATGGAGATGAAAATCACCATCATCAAGATGGTGGCACACTATCGCATCCTGCCCGGTGAAAGTATGCCTCAGGTGCGCCTTAAGACGGATCTGGTGTTGCGGCCGGATAAGGGTATTCCAATCAAAATCCAGCGAAGATCATAG